The following coding sequences lie in one Takifugu rubripes chromosome 8, fTakRub1.2, whole genome shotgun sequence genomic window:
- the LOC105418202 gene encoding uncharacterized protein, with product MASARRLILAVLLALLCSFHTPVGPTAQAQDLPFHSEQDLVADDDDNDNDDDDDGDEDDDDDNDDDDDDDDDDDDDDDDDDDDDDDDDDDDDDDDDHEEL from the exons ATGGCATCAGCAAGAAGGCTGATTCTTGCAGTGCTGCTtgcactgctttgctctttccACACTCCTGTGGGTCCCACTGCCCAGGCACAGGATCTGCCATTCCACTCTGAACAAGATCTTGTAGCagatgatgacgataatgacaacgatgatgatgacgatggtgatgaagatgacgacgatgataacgatgatgatgatgatgacgacgacgatgatgatgatgatgacgacgacgacgacgacgatgatgatgacgacgatgatgatgacgatgatgatgatgatcatgaaG agTTGTGA